aaaacatATACAAAGAGAGAACAATACACAAGGAACCCCCTAGTTCCCTTAAAGTAAGGCCCAGTTTAACACCTCAATATATAgtaaaacatttttctgaataATTAGGTCATTGCCCCATTTATGTACTCTCTCTACCACAGTGATCTGAAAGCCAACTataaatttttcatcattttcaacTTTACTTTATAGAGATATAGGTGTCCCAAGCAAAGCCTTAGAAACCCTGCTGTATTGCAGACCCTGAAAGAAAGAGCAGCATTGTGTAGACCAGATACCCTTTCTGTAAAGAGCCATAGCAAgtgttttaggctttgtgggtcaCATTATGCCtgttgaatattctttttttccttttaaatatccccataaaaatgtaataatctTTCTTAACTTGTAGGGGGGTCAAACAAAAGAGGGATGCTTCCAGATTTGGCCCAAGGGCTGTAATTTATTGACCCTAGATAGAACTTGGAAGCCCTTCGACCAGCAGAATGGCAGGTGTGGGCATCGAATAATGATTAAGTGGATCTTTCAGATGGCAAACAACTTCTATCTGGGCCTAACTTAAATTGGATGGTTTTGAGTCTGATTATATAAATGCATGCATATAAAAACGAGAGACAGAATAGCCTCAGTTCCAATCTCAGTATATACAGGAAACCCCCTTTTCTTGAGAAAACTTAAGTGATGTTACTTGTAACCAGAAGAATCTAAATTACTCTCATCTCCtgcaaatgtaaattggtaaaacACTTTGGAAGAGAGTCTGTTAATATCTAGAAAGTTGAATATGGGCATATCAATTACCCAGCATTTCCACTGTTAGGTTTTTTAACTAGAAAAATTCTTGTACATTTGTACGAGAAGATgtatgtacaagaatgttcacagcGGGCATCATGTGTTCACAGTGGACTCTGTTAatctgttcacggggttctcacagcaagaatactgaagtggtttgccgttccattctccagtgaaccatgttttgtcagagtCTGGACCGTGTTTTgctatgagtttgagtaaactatgggagatagtggacagggaagcctggtgtgctgcagtccgtggagtagccaagagtcggacatgactgagcggctgaacagcaCCTGTTAACCTGGTCAGATCCCAGCTCTGGCACTAAATAGGTATGTGACCTCAGTCAGCTACTTATTTCTCTGTGccccatttttctcatctgtaggaaGGAAAAATTACTTAATCCTCACAAGGTTGTCATCcctattaaataatttatgtgaGATGaaggcacatagtaaatgctacaTAAGTCTTAGCTGTTGTTGTAGTTCATTATAGGAGCATTGGtcataatagcaaaaaaagaaaacaacccaaatctCTGTAAACAGAGTAAGCATACATAACATATATTCACATTATGGAATACTATAGAGTACAGGAGTGAAAAGAATGAATTAGAACTATTTAAATcttagaaacaattttaaaagaaaaaggcaggCACAAAATGACCTAAGTAGTATGGCCCCTAAattataaatttggaaaattaaacatATTCTGTAGAGATATATACATAGGTAGCAAAAGTGCAAAGAAAAGCAAGGCAATGGGAAACAAAATTCAGTATAGTAGACAGGGAGATAGGACTGGGAAATATCTCCAGTGACATCTATAAAGTTCAAAGTTTATAAATTGAGTGGTAGGTTCCTGTGTGGGGGCCTTATTATGCTATAAATATGGAATAATAAATTCCAGTGAATTAAATATAAAGGTAGATCAAAAATTGCTTCATCCACTATGAAAAGCAGCATGGAGGtggcttaaaaaactaaaaatagagttatcatatgattcAGGAATCCCAATCCAggacatatatctggaaaaaaaaaaaaagctctaatttgaaaagttacttgcaccccaatgttcatagcaacactgttcACAAAAGCTAAGGCAtgggaagcaacccaagtgtccatcaacagatgactggataaaaaagatgtggtatgtgtatataatggaatactactcagccataaaaagtaagaaataatGCCAGAAGCAGCAACAGagacggacctagagattatcacaccaaGAACGTCCAGCAGAGAAAGATAATTATGATATCACTtacctgtggaatctgaaaaataagacaaatgaacttatatataaaatagacatagAAAATTGACTCATGGTTCCCAAAGGGGAATGATTGGAATAAAGGGATAGATTGGAATAAAGAGGCACACGCAAAGATAAAAATTGCATGGTTAAGAGCTGAGCTTATTGAAGGAAATAGTTAACATGTTCTAAAGGGACTCCATTAAAGAACTAAGTGGTAGAATGTAGTTTGCTCTAGAAAATACCTTTTTGATGAAAATTTATCAGTGTTACTATGCTTCTGATTAAAATGTTAGTGTTCATAAATTCAAAGTCGGTGTGACCTGGGGGTCAAAATAGCTGGATTAAATAATCACTTACATAGTTAACAATACCTTAACAATACAATTAGCATTGAATTTATATAATGAGATTTACACATTCATAGGAAAAACGTGAGTTCTGGGAGGGAGTCACATGAGCAGCAGGTGTTGGAAAACCTAAATAGTAGCCAAATCATTAGAACATAAAATGGCAAGAGAGTAATTCTTCTCTACACATAAGACAATAGGGAAAATACCAGGAGATATGACTAtgttataaaaaagaagaatgaactcAATATTGAAGTGATCATTTGGGAAGTAAGTAAGAGTTACTTTCCCTAAGATTTAATGAAGCTGGAACATGGAGTTTAGGAGCGGACATATCGTTGGACAGCTTCATTTCCGAAAGCGACTGCATACTTAGCCAGTTTCTCAGGCAGCAGCAAATACACTGCCTTCTGGATGTCTTCAGGGGTGAGGGTACAGCGTTTTCTGTAACACATTAGGTTGCAGGCTTCAGTGGAAATGCGCTCAAACACGTCATTGATCATGGTGTTTAAGACGTCCATGGTGTGAGATGATATGCCCTTCTGGGGAACCACTTCTTTTAGGACCCTGTTTATGTAGAGTGAATAATTCCTATGGCCAGATTCAGTGCTGGAACGTGATTTCTTTCTGTAGATTGCTTTATGGTgtcctctgcagcacttgttCTTCTTGGTGATGTTTCTGGCCATTGCAGATGTTGTTCTTATGAGTTACAAGTGGAGAGGAGAAGGGCCTACAGGTGGTGGGAGTGCTCATATTTATACTGGCATGTCACAGTCAGACTTCTGGAGCTCCCCTCTGACTGGAGGTCACTCTTCCTATGTCATAATCCCCTAGCAACAACACTGGTTTGTTGTTAAGGGGAAATCTGGTTTCTGGCCAACTTAAAACTCTCCTAAGAAGATAGTGTTGCAGAAGGATTGAGGAGGACTTTATAGTTGAAGAGTACTCATTTTTCATACTTGATTTTTTAGCAATTTTTGAgcataatatacaatattttcagAGTTGGCACACCTCATCAACTTGAGAGGTTGGTTGtaggaaagtaaaagaaaaaaatgccataaACCTTTTAATAGGTGGAATCTCTGTTTATAGaagtatataaattcattttataagcaaatgaataaactattaaaaatctcATAATgatgttataataaaaataaatatgtaaactaatctgcttttaaaaattgcgacatttaaaaaatgaattctaatttattttttggacCACAACTCCTTAGGAgtaactcaataaaactagagaataaaacaaaaccctcctattttattgtttaaattcaGATATGTAAACTgtgttcattaattttttataatgGCATTAATGTAGTCCTTGAAAATTTCACAAATTTTATTACATGGTCTGCTTTTTACAAGTTATTGTAGTTCTTATGTCATTATTAACCAAAAGTATTTGTAGGGTCATTTCTGATCATGTGCCATGTTGATActcatgcttaaaaaaaaaaatccccatttgCTTTCTTAATCAAATTCATCCctggataaaataaaaaagaaatagaagtaacTATAAAAATCCCAACTCACAAGCATTTCAGTAACTCATGGTTGCCATAACTATTAATGCTGCCTGGAAATGTCTTTCACTGTGAGCTACTTCACAGATAAGAGAGTCTGGGTTATGTGTAATTTCTGGAATGCTATCTATAAgccctttcctttccctcccacTCAAGACAGTAAATCTGAGGGAAGGCAAGAAAGAGTAATGTTATTATAGAGACACCTTTGAACAAGCTCTAATTTTTGAAGCCGAGAGGCATCATTTGTAAATGTCTATGCTTTATTGCTAGTAACACACCTCAGACTGTTCCT
The nucleotide sequence above comes from Budorcas taxicolor isolate Tak-1 chromosome 20, Takin1.1, whole genome shotgun sequence. Encoded proteins:
- the LOC128066252 gene encoding histone H2B subacrosomal variant; its protein translation is MARNITKKNKCCRGHHKAIYRKKSRSSTESGHRNYSLYINRVLKEVVPQKGISSHTMDVLNTMINDVFERISTEACNLMCYRKRCTLTPEDIQKAVYLLLPEKLAKYAVAFGNEAVQRYVRS